The proteins below come from a single Limnobaculum xujianqingii genomic window:
- a CDS encoding autotransporter outer membrane beta-barrel domain-containing protein: MTNGISAHGMHAETNTGDIKMLNQSTIDTLGDDSRGISAQLKPVQGQVAKGLLMDNLGQINAQSHGMYVESSGPVGSFLVRNAGTINARDGSGIQATAAAGNVTVQATNQINAGQSSAEGTHHGIYAATGANGKASVTYDSGTITLSPVSTGITPTGVGIWVDDLATGNTNTAAEINFNNGFINAEQGAGGIGMSLSGTGNINIGKTALVHGGDAFGIGLGSTISSEKTRLMVNNYGVVDAISDRVIYSTANAGQVTVNNYNQLTGSAQFGSADNTINNYNRFLLRNYSDSNRDGLRDNWGIASVDMGNGGNNTFINKGTLVLANSANYAINPVSANEIYVPVDLTSSYANTATLTQGQMLGVTLFDHSGVIDLTDGTTNAGNSLVITGGHTPGKNGGGTFVSNGGRVVANMKADDKGKTLFSDVMVVDSARLGTGGPTTVEINHLGENTAIAPKSQVLVVESLSKSDAGAFQLSTGRQLFGVSDYELEYNTANNNWYLNTDYRSEIALASTVFPVANDYAYTMLGSLDTRRGPQHARNTPPQAQIVQSGGDACKKEGLTAKEEVELLISGMCTPKVVQAQARSDNSAYIPEAWGRIIGKKTEHGSGDIEKNGAGYDSYLSGIQLGHDIYRREGADSSMDRTGVYFGYGDTETDINNDRGQGAGSTVTKAYSLGLYWTHQGQQNWYTDTVLQTTYYDVDATSKHSETFSTNGVGVLGSVEGGYAFNFNNGLTVEPQAQLAYQHISFDDAKDNHGSFSFKQNDSLRARTGLLVDRDWSLAKDSDSKPHYLRTWAKTDIWHEFMGDATTYAVDKTGKHSTQLKQPSNGTWAEVSVGANYQYNESMGYSAAGSYSKSLDDRDNKSWGGQLGVNVKW; this comes from the coding sequence GTGACCAACGGTATCTCCGCTCACGGTATGCATGCTGAAACCAACACGGGCGATATCAAAATGCTGAATCAAAGCACTATTGATACACTGGGTGACGACAGCCGTGGTATCAGCGCTCAGTTAAAACCTGTTCAGGGACAGGTGGCTAAGGGTCTGCTGATGGATAACCTGGGCCAGATTAACGCTCAGAGCCACGGTATGTACGTTGAAAGCAGCGGTCCTGTGGGCAGTTTTTTGGTACGTAATGCCGGAACTATCAATGCCAGAGACGGCAGCGGAATACAGGCTACTGCCGCAGCAGGTAACGTAACAGTGCAGGCAACCAATCAAATTAACGCTGGCCAAAGCTCCGCAGAGGGTACCCATCACGGTATCTATGCCGCAACCGGCGCGAATGGCAAAGCCAGCGTAACCTACGATTCAGGAACCATCACCCTTTCACCGGTATCTACTGGTATTACGCCAACAGGTGTGGGTATCTGGGTTGATGACTTAGCCACCGGTAACACCAATACTGCTGCCGAAATCAATTTCAACAACGGCTTTATTAACGCAGAACAAGGCGCTGGCGGTATCGGCATGTCGTTATCCGGCACCGGTAATATTAACATTGGAAAAACTGCTTTAGTTCACGGTGGAGATGCATTTGGTATCGGCTTAGGTAGTACCATTTCCAGCGAAAAAACTCGCCTGATGGTAAATAACTATGGTGTGGTTGACGCTATCAGCGATCGGGTTATTTACTCAACCGCCAATGCCGGACAGGTTACCGTTAATAACTATAACCAACTCACCGGCTCGGCTCAGTTTGGCTCTGCTGATAACACCATCAACAACTATAATCGTTTCCTGCTGCGTAACTATTCTGACAGCAACCGGGATGGATTACGTGATAACTGGGGCATTGCCTCTGTCGATATGGGCAACGGCGGCAATAATACCTTTATCAATAAAGGCACTTTAGTTCTGGCAAACTCCGCCAACTATGCCATCAATCCGGTTAGCGCTAACGAAATCTATGTTCCGGTGGATCTCACTTCAAGCTACGCCAATACCGCTACCCTCACTCAAGGGCAAATGCTGGGAGTTACGCTATTTGACCACTCAGGGGTTATTGACCTGACGGATGGAACTACCAATGCCGGTAATTCGCTGGTCATTACCGGAGGACACACGCCAGGTAAAAACGGTGGTGGCACATTTGTTTCTAACGGTGGCCGGGTGGTTGCCAATATGAAGGCCGATGACAAAGGGAAAACACTGTTTTCTGACGTGATGGTGGTGGACTCAGCTCGTTTGGGAACAGGTGGACCAACAACCGTTGAAATCAATCATCTGGGCGAAAACACCGCTATCGCACCAAAGAGTCAAGTTTTGGTGGTTGAAAGTCTGAGTAAATCCGACGCAGGCGCGTTCCAGCTATCCACCGGCCGTCAGTTGTTCGGTGTATCTGACTATGAACTGGAATACAACACAGCAAATAACAACTGGTATCTGAATACCGATTACCGTTCTGAAATCGCCCTGGCCTCAACCGTCTTTCCTGTGGCCAACGATTATGCCTATACCATGTTAGGCTCACTGGATACCCGTAGGGGGCCACAACACGCTCGCAATACGCCGCCTCAGGCACAGATCGTACAAAGCGGTGGCGATGCCTGCAAAAAAGAGGGACTGACGGCAAAAGAAGAAGTTGAATTACTGATTTCCGGCATGTGTACGCCAAAAGTGGTTCAGGCACAGGCCAGATCCGATAACTCTGCTTATATTCCTGAAGCCTGGGGACGCATTATCGGTAAGAAAACTGAGCATGGCTCTGGTGATATTGAGAAAAATGGTGCCGGATACGACTCTTATCTGTCCGGAATACAGTTGGGACACGACATTTACCGTCGCGAAGGGGCTGATTCATCGATGGATCGCACCGGCGTCTACTTCGGCTATGGCGATACCGAAACCGATATCAATAACGATCGTGGGCAGGGTGCTGGTTCAACGGTCACTAAAGCTTACAGCCTCGGGCTATACTGGACCCATCAGGGGCAACAAAACTGGTATACGGATACCGTATTACAAACCACCTACTATGATGTGGATGCAACCTCTAAGCACAGCGAAACCTTCTCCACTAACGGTGTCGGTGTTTTAGGCTCAGTAGAGGGAGGATATGCCTTTAATTTCAATAACGGATTAACCGTCGAACCACAGGCACAGCTTGCTTACCAACACATCTCGTTTGACGATGCCAAAGATAATCACGGTAGTTTCAGCTTCAAACAAAATGATTCGCTGCGTGCCCGTACCGGTCTGCTTGTCGACCGTGACTGGTCATTAGCTAAGGATAGCGATAGCAAGCCTCACTATCTGAGAACCTGGGCAAAAACTGACATATGGCATGAGTTTATGGGTGATGCCACTACCTATGCCGTTGACAAAACCGGCAAGCATTCTACTCAGTTGAAGCAACCATCCAATGGAACCTGGGCAGAAGTCAGTGTTGGTGCTAACTACCAATATAATGAAAGTATGGGATATTCCGCTGCCGGTAGTTACAGTAAGTCACTTGACGATCGGGATAATAAATCCTGGGGTGGACAGCTAGGGGTTAACGTCAAATGGTAA
- the pabB gene encoding aminodeoxychorismate synthase component I, whose translation MKLRFDFNHQVQLFEHPLKIITTSQLSEVTEKLAEVEQAVESGLYAAGYLSYEAAAAFQAYYQTPPQGDMPLLWFGLYQQPLTDDPCDTSDDRFNNILAEWQPSTSTEAYRQAILRIKSEIEAGNTYQTNYTIRLEAKVTASDEQAYSQLYQQLLRAQQADYAACLDIGRFKILSASPELFFHWHQGTLTAKPMKGTAKRGLDAQDDLMRQEQLRTSEKDRAENVMIVDLLRNDISQVAIAGSVKVPALFDVEQYPTVWQMTSTISAQTRPETSLSDIFRALFPCGSITGAPKASTMKLIAQLEPQAREVYCGAIGYITPHKEALFSVPIRTVIIDTEKNLARYGVGGGITWDSTAENEYQEVINKAQVLHGVTLPKQLLESLLLKDGEYHLLALHLKRLSASARYFNFLFDADKLTEQLQQLVTAHQQGQYKVRLLLAQNGEATLSCDPITPLTNPLIARWAPSAVHSDNNLLYHKTTLRDHYPAATLDSEFLLYNQQDEITEFVNGNVVLLIDGQWLTPAISCGLLPGTERQALLQAGTIREAILTKAQIKQAQKIGFINSVRGWREVVWQDD comes from the coding sequence ATGAAATTACGCTTTGATTTTAATCATCAGGTTCAGCTGTTTGAACATCCGCTAAAAATTATTACCACCTCTCAACTCAGCGAAGTGACAGAAAAACTGGCAGAGGTTGAACAAGCGGTAGAAAGTGGTTTGTATGCTGCCGGGTATCTGTCCTATGAGGCTGCTGCTGCGTTTCAAGCCTATTACCAGACACCTCCGCAGGGCGATATGCCGCTATTGTGGTTTGGCCTGTATCAGCAACCACTTACTGACGATCCTTGCGATACCTCCGATGACAGATTTAATAATATTCTGGCGGAGTGGCAACCTTCCACTTCCACGGAAGCATACCGCCAGGCCATTTTACGTATCAAATCAGAAATTGAAGCGGGTAATACTTACCAAACCAATTACACCATTCGGCTGGAAGCTAAAGTAACAGCCAGCGATGAGCAGGCATACTCTCAACTTTATCAACAGCTACTTCGTGCCCAGCAAGCTGATTATGCCGCCTGTCTGGATATCGGCCGTTTCAAAATTCTATCTGCTTCACCGGAACTGTTCTTTCACTGGCATCAGGGAACGTTAACCGCTAAACCCATGAAGGGAACCGCTAAAAGAGGGCTGGATGCTCAGGACGATCTGATGCGTCAGGAACAGCTAAGAACCTCAGAAAAAGACCGGGCAGAAAACGTAATGATTGTTGATTTACTGCGTAATGACATCAGTCAGGTGGCGATTGCCGGTAGCGTAAAGGTACCGGCACTGTTTGATGTTGAACAATACCCTACTGTCTGGCAAATGACCTCAACCATTAGTGCTCAAACTCGTCCTGAAACCAGCCTTAGCGATATTTTCCGTGCACTATTTCCCTGCGGCTCAATTACCGGTGCGCCCAAGGCCAGCACCATGAAGTTGATTGCTCAACTTGAGCCACAAGCCCGGGAAGTTTACTGCGGCGCTATCGGTTATATCACGCCGCACAAAGAGGCACTGTTTAGTGTTCCAATCCGTACAGTAATTATTGATACAGAAAAAAATCTAGCCCGTTACGGCGTGGGTGGTGGTATCACCTGGGATTCCACCGCAGAAAATGAGTATCAGGAAGTGATTAACAAGGCTCAGGTTCTACATGGTGTTACTCTGCCAAAACAGCTACTGGAAAGCCTGTTGTTAAAGGATGGGGAATATCATCTACTGGCGCTGCATCTTAAACGCTTATCCGCTTCTGCCCGTTATTTTAACTTTTTGTTTGATGCCGATAAGCTAACAGAACAATTACAACAGTTAGTCACTGCCCACCAACAGGGGCAATATAAGGTTCGCCTGTTGCTGGCACAAAACGGTGAGGCAACGTTAAGCTGCGACCCAATTACACCATTGACTAATCCGCTGATTGCCCGCTGGGCACCCTCGGCGGTACACAGTGATAATAATCTGCTTTACCATAAAACCACCCTGCGCGATCACTACCCTGCGGCTACGTTGGACAGCGAGTTTTTGCTGTATAACCAACAGGACGAAATCACCGAATTTGTAAATGGTAATGTGGTTTTATTGATTGATGGACAGTGGCTAACCCCGGCAATCTCATGCGGTTTATTACCGGGAACCGAACGGCAGGCATTATTGCAGGCGGGAACTATCAGGGAAGCAATTCTCACCAAAGCCCAGATAAAACAGGCACAGAAAATTGGGTTTATTAATAGCGTTCGCGGATGGCGGGAAGTAGTTTGGCAGGATGATTGA
- a CDS encoding beta strand repeat-containing protein: MSNFHLKKTLAIAIASSLFSFETIAENPASDTSSNSAYLSAQNVAATESSQNQLYGATPGLLGINIDLGFINLGEVSLLDAYSTNYNNVSSPALSIFNHASSAISLLGSASASNYGNASLNGPLSSGANAMALTGSATALNNGDVSTGILNIFGHGASAISIMGSATAENQGTAHLNSLLSSGASAISILGDASAKNNGEVTTNILDVFGHGASAISIMGSATAENQGTAHLNSLLSSGASAISILGDASAKNSGEVSTNILDVFGHGASAISVMGGATAENTGSAQLNGPLSSGASAISILGNASAKNSGDVSTNLLNILGHGASAISIMGSATAENTGNAQLNGPLSSGASAISILGNASAKNSGDVSTNLLNILGHGASAISIMGSATAENTGSAQLNGPLSSGASAISVIGDATAKNSSKVSTNILGILGHGASAISIMGNAKATNEQGAEVNLNGPLGHGVSAISIAGSATTENHGNVSTGVLDILGHGASSFSLLGNASAINGETGKISVNGPLGHGLSAVSIVGSASAENAGEISTGMLDIFGHGASAFSLLSSATANNSETGKISVNGPFGHGLSAVSVLGSASVENAGEISTGVLDVFGHGASAVSVLSSAQAINTSSGTISTNGLFGSGLSAVSLINTATTINQGNITTSGLGAMGAQSISLFSTAQSSNEENASITTQGALAQGLLAFSLTSQATVNNAGSIETNGWQAHGANATSIFNTAVGINTTTGEIKTAGDTAHGINAFSFTSLANATNQGKITTQGDNANGLNAVSEYGKSIAVNEANATINTTGTNAHGAYAQSKHEEAVAMNTGTISTTGDGGNGASAISEDAQAGALNDTTGIINTQGNNAHGLLAQSYQALAVVSNLNQIVTSGHGSNGATARSTHGEAQAGNLGSITTAGNNADGLNAQSQHNKAVAINKGSILTGSEIAGGVIMAKSGENAHGVSAYSQDDTAVVQNDNNADVKTYGKGSYGLHAYSVNSEALAVNDGTVETHGDNAYGVSALSNKSSADALNRNAILTVGNGSNGLNAESTQGVAQAVNQGNVETRGNNAYGVNAITQNSQAYAYNEATGNIITRGNNSHGLAASSNLDALAQNDNSIETEGDYSYGIHAFSKNSHAQAINNQSVITQGTGARGVSAESESGYSLAYNQLNVETFGVDGYGLSAVNQRNSAEAINNGQVTTHGDSAIGVHASNIKGTALAKNQNTVTTYGNDAHGLSAFSQLAQALSLNLDMQVITTEGNNAYGMRAETESGSALALNMGNVTTHGQSANGNGLGAISKSGKSEAQNQSNVTTYGNNSYGISAQTDTGSALATNFATDTTYGDNGYGIFAQSNSGTALATNLATVTTHGQSAYGVAVLSQSGISDAVNQSSVATYGNQSYGIFGQTDTGSLSAINNSQVMALMVLHPCQTQAPVGLIIMQS, encoded by the coding sequence ATGTCTAATTTTCATTTAAAGAAAACATTAGCTATAGCTATCGCCAGTAGTTTATTTTCTTTCGAAACTATTGCTGAAAACCCTGCATCCGATACATCTTCAAACAGCGCTTATCTGAGTGCTCAGAACGTTGCGGCGACAGAGTCCTCTCAAAATCAACTATATGGCGCTACTCCCGGACTACTGGGCATTAATATCGATCTGGGTTTTATCAATCTGGGTGAAGTCAGCCTACTGGATGCCTACTCCACTAACTACAACAATGTCTCCAGCCCGGCACTCAGCATTTTTAATCACGCCTCCAGCGCCATCAGTTTACTGGGGAGCGCCAGTGCCAGTAATTATGGTAATGCCAGCCTTAACGGGCCACTCAGTAGTGGTGCAAACGCCATGGCCCTTACTGGTAGTGCTACTGCCCTAAACAATGGTGACGTCTCTACCGGTATTCTGAATATTTTTGGTCACGGTGCCAGTGCTATTAGCATTATGGGCAGCGCTACCGCTGAGAACCAGGGCACAGCCCATCTGAATAGCCTGCTGAGCAGCGGTGCCAGTGCAATTTCTATTCTTGGTGATGCCTCTGCTAAAAACAACGGTGAAGTGACCACCAATATTTTGGACGTGTTTGGCCACGGAGCCAGCGCAATCAGTATCATGGGCAGCGCTACCGCTGAGAACCAAGGCACAGCCCATCTGAATAGCTTGCTGAGCAGCGGTGCCAGTGCGATCTCTATTCTTGGTGATGCCTCAGCTAAAAATAGCGGTGAAGTCTCCACCAATATTCTGGACGTGTTTGGTCACGGTGCCAGCGCCATCAGCGTTATGGGCGGCGCTACCGCAGAAAACACCGGTAGTGCTCAACTTAACGGCCCCCTGAGTAGCGGAGCCAGTGCGATATCCATCCTTGGTAATGCTTCTGCTAAAAACAGCGGTGATGTCTCCACTAATCTTCTGAATATTTTAGGTCACGGTGCCAGCGCTATCAGCATTATGGGCAGCGCTACCGCAGAAAATACCGGTAATGCTCAACTTAACGGCCCCCTGAGTAGCGGAGCCAGTGCGATATCCATCCTTGGTAATGCTTCTGCTAAAAACAGCGGTGATGTCTCCACTAATCTTCTGAATATTTTAGGTCACGGTGCCAGCGCTATCAGCATTATGGGCAGCGCTACCGCAGAAAATACCGGTAGTGCTCAACTTAACGGCCCGCTGAGTAGCGGAGCCAGTGCGATTAGCGTCATTGGCGATGCAACGGCTAAAAACAGCAGTAAAGTGTCAACCAACATACTGGGTATTTTAGGTCACGGTGCCAGCGCCATCAGTATTATGGGTAATGCTAAAGCCACCAACGAACAAGGTGCTGAAGTTAATCTTAACGGTCCGTTAGGACATGGTGTCAGCGCTATCAGCATTGCCGGCAGCGCTACAACAGAAAACCACGGTAACGTCAGCACCGGCGTACTGGATATTCTGGGGCATGGCGCCAGTTCTTTCAGTCTGCTGGGCAATGCTTCTGCTATTAACGGTGAAACCGGTAAAATCTCAGTTAACGGGCCTTTAGGCCATGGCCTTAGTGCAGTCAGTATTGTTGGATCTGCATCCGCTGAAAATGCCGGGGAAATATCCACCGGTATGCTTGATATCTTCGGTCACGGCGCCAGCGCTTTTAGCCTGTTAAGCAGCGCAACAGCGAATAACAGTGAAACCGGTAAAATCTCAGTTAATGGCCCCTTTGGCCATGGTCTGAGTGCAGTAAGTGTTCTTGGTTCTGCGTCAGTAGAGAATGCCGGAGAGATTTCAACCGGCGTGCTCGATGTTTTCGGTCACGGTGCCAGCGCAGTTAGTGTGCTCTCCAGTGCTCAGGCTATTAACACCAGCAGCGGAACCATATCCACCAATGGTCTTTTTGGCTCAGGACTAAGTGCCGTTAGCCTGATTAATACTGCAACGACAATTAATCAGGGCAATATCACTACCAGCGGTCTGGGTGCGATGGGAGCGCAATCAATATCACTGTTCTCTACTGCGCAATCTTCTAATGAGGAAAATGCCAGTATTACCACTCAGGGTGCGCTGGCCCAAGGCCTGCTCGCTTTCAGCCTGACCTCTCAAGCTACGGTCAATAATGCCGGTTCAATTGAAACTAACGGCTGGCAGGCCCATGGTGCTAATGCCACCAGCATATTCAATACAGCCGTGGGCATTAACACCACAACTGGCGAAATAAAAACCGCTGGTGATACTGCACATGGAATCAATGCATTCAGTTTTACTTCACTGGCTAACGCAACCAATCAGGGAAAAATAACCACTCAGGGTGATAATGCCAATGGTCTGAATGCAGTCAGTGAATATGGAAAATCTATTGCGGTCAATGAAGCTAACGCGACTATCAACACCACAGGGACTAATGCTCACGGAGCATATGCTCAAAGCAAACACGAAGAAGCGGTAGCCATGAATACCGGCACCATATCTACCACCGGTGATGGCGGTAACGGTGCCAGCGCTATTAGTGAAGATGCTCAAGCCGGAGCGCTCAATGACACCACGGGTATTATTAACACTCAGGGAAATAACGCCCACGGCCTGCTGGCCCAAAGCTATCAGGCGCTGGCAGTTGTCAGCAATCTAAATCAGATAGTCACTTCCGGTCACGGTTCTAACGGCGCAACCGCCCGTAGCACTCACGGAGAAGCGCAGGCAGGGAACCTCGGTTCAATCACCACTGCGGGCAACAACGCCGACGGACTGAATGCCCAAAGCCAACATAACAAAGCTGTTGCTATCAACAAAGGAAGTATCCTTACCGGTAGTGAGATTGCCGGCGGCGTTATCATGGCAAAATCCGGAGAAAATGCTCACGGTGTCAGTGCCTATAGTCAGGATGACACTGCGGTAGTACAAAATGATAATAATGCGGACGTCAAAACCTACGGTAAAGGCAGTTATGGTTTGCACGCATACAGCGTCAATTCCGAGGCATTAGCCGTTAATGATGGCACGGTAGAAACTCATGGTGATAACGCCTATGGCGTTAGTGCATTGAGTAACAAAAGCAGCGCCGATGCGCTCAATAGAAACGCCATCCTGACCGTCGGTAATGGTAGTAACGGATTAAATGCAGAAAGTACCCAAGGCGTTGCTCAGGCAGTCAATCAGGGAAATGTAGAAACCCGAGGCAATAACGCCTATGGCGTCAATGCCATAACCCAAAACAGTCAGGCGTACGCTTATAACGAAGCTACGGGGAACATCATTACTCGTGGTAATAATAGCCACGGTCTGGCGGCGAGCAGTAATCTTGATGCACTGGCGCAAAACGATAACAGTATCGAAACTGAGGGTGATTACAGCTATGGTATTCATGCCTTCAGTAAAAATAGCCATGCTCAGGCTATCAATAACCAAAGTGTAATTACTCAGGGTACCGGTGCTCGCGGTGTCAGTGCCGAAAGCGAGAGTGGCTACTCACTGGCCTATAACCAACTAAACGTAGAAACCTTTGGTGTTGATGGTTATGGTTTAAGTGCGGTAAACCAGCGCAATAGCGCAGAAGCAATCAACAATGGTCAGGTCACTACCCACGGAGATAGTGCCATTGGCGTGCATGCCTCTAATATCAAAGGCACTGCTTTGGCGAAAAACCAAAATACCGTCACCACTTACGGTAATGATGCTCACGGCCTGTCAGCCTTCAGTCAGTTGGCTCAGGCCCTGTCCCTCAATCTGGATATGCAGGTTATTACTACTGAAGGAAACAATGCCTACGGTATGCGAGCTGAAACCGAAAGCGGTAGCGCATTAGCACTCAACATGGGCAATGTAACTACTCACGGACAGTCCGCCAATGGGAATGGGCTTGGTGCCATCAGTAAGAGCGGGAAAAGTGAAGCGCAAAACCAAAGCAACGTCACTACTTATGGTAATAACAGTTACGGTATTTCTGCTCAAACTGACACTGGTTCTGCACTGGCGACTAACTTTGCTACCGACACAACATACGGCGATAACGGCTACGGTATCTTTGCTCAATCCAATAGTGGCACTGCACTGGCCACTAATCTCGCTACTGTCACCACTCACGGACAATCTGCCTATGGCGTCGCAGTCCTTAGTCAAAGCGGAATCAGCGATGCAGTAAATCAAAGTAGTGTCGCCACATACGGCAATCAGAGTTACGGAATTTTCGGCCAAACCGATACCGGCAGTCTGTCCGCGATCAACAACAGTCAGGTGATGGCGCTCATGGTATTGCATCCCTGTCAAACGCAGGCACCAGTCGGCTTGATAATAATGCAATCGTAG
- a CDS encoding anthranilate synthase component II: protein MILLIDNYDSFSYNLYDYLCQSYSEVKIVKNDQLQLDEIAALAPSAIILSPGPGIPENAGITLEVIRSFAGTIPLLGVCLGHQAIAQAFGARIVKCPVPVHGKTELITHDGRTLFDHLPSPLQVTRYHSLMVEPSSLPAELEISAITHDGIIMGLRHKQWPIEGVQFHPEAILTEGGLKLLQQFITTYTSEGA from the coding sequence ATGATTCTGCTCATCGATAACTACGACTCTTTTAGCTATAACCTGTACGATTATCTTTGTCAGTCTTATTCTGAAGTGAAGATCGTTAAGAACGACCAGCTACAGCTCGATGAGATAGCCGCTTTAGCCCCTTCTGCTATTATTCTTTCTCCCGGACCGGGAATACCAGAAAATGCAGGTATTACGCTAGAGGTAATTCGCAGTTTTGCCGGTACCATTCCTTTGTTGGGTGTTTGTCTTGGTCATCAGGCAATTGCTCAGGCATTTGGTGCGCGTATTGTTAAGTGTCCGGTGCCAGTCCATGGCAAAACCGAATTAATCACCCACGATGGCCGCACTTTGTTTGATCATCTTCCCAGTCCGTTGCAGGTTACCCGCTACCATTCGCTGATGGTCGAGCCCTCTTCTCTGCCAGCAGAACTGGAAATATCAGCGATAACCCATGACGGCATTATTATGGGATTGCGCCATAAGCAATGGCCGATTGAAGGGGTACAGTTTCATCCTGAAGCCATTTTGACGGAAGGTGGTTTGAAGCTGTTACAGCAATTTATCACCACTTACACCAGTGAAGGAGCCTGA
- a CDS encoding catalase, whose protein sequence is MSDKKLTTASGVPVVDNNNVMTAGPRGPMLLQDIWFLEKLAHFDREVIPERRMHAKGSGAYGTFTVTHDITKYTRAKIFSEIGKKTDLFVRFSTVAGERGAADAERDIRGFAIKFYTEEGNWDLVGNDTPVFYLRDPLKFPDLNHVVKRDPHTNLRNPTYKWDFFSQLPESLHQLTIDFSDRGLPKSYRNMHGFGSHTFSFISDDNQRYWVKFHFRCQQGIENLMDEEAEALVGKDRESSQRDLYDNIAAGNFPRWKLFVQIIPENEISKLPYNPFDLTKVWLHKDAPLIEVGVMELNRNPDNYFAEVEQVAMNPANVVPGVSFSPDKMLQGRLFSYGDAHRYRLGINHHQIPVNAPRGPFHNYHRDGAMRIDGNSGNGATYEPNSFGVFKEQPNFSEPPLTLEGAADHWNHREDDDYFSQPRALFNLLSKEEHQRMFKRIAGELCEVPENIRQRQIDLFTKVHPDYGNGVIEALKKMK, encoded by the coding sequence ATGAGCGATAAGAAACTAACCACGGCATCTGGCGTGCCGGTAGTTGATAATAATAATGTAATGACCGCAGGACCAAGAGGACCGATGCTGTTACAGGATATCTGGTTCCTTGAAAAACTAGCTCACTTTGACCGCGAAGTCATTCCTGAGCGTCGTATGCATGCTAAAGGTTCCGGTGCTTACGGTACTTTTACCGTGACACATGACATTACCAAATATACCCGGGCAAAAATCTTCTCTGAGATTGGTAAAAAAACCGATCTGTTTGTACGTTTCTCTACCGTAGCGGGTGAACGCGGCGCGGCAGATGCGGAACGTGATATCCGTGGCTTTGCTATCAAATTCTATACTGAAGAAGGCAACTGGGATTTGGTGGGTAACGACACCCCTGTCTTCTACCTGCGTGACCCGTTAAAATTCCCGGACTTAAACCACGTAGTAAAACGCGATCCACATACCAACCTGCGTAACCCAACCTACAAGTGGGACTTCTTCTCTCAACTACCTGAATCTCTGCACCAGTTAACCATTGACTTCAGTGACCGTGGGTTACCGAAGTCTTACCGCAATATGCATGGTTTTGGTAGTCATACCTTCAGCTTTATTAGTGATGATAACCAACGTTATTGGGTTAAATTCCATTTCCGCTGCCAGCAAGGTATCGAAAACCTGATGGATGAAGAAGCCGAAGCACTGGTTGGTAAAGATCGTGAAAGCTCACAACGTGATCTTTATGACAATATTGCTGCTGGTAATTTCCCTCGCTGGAAACTGTTTGTGCAGATCATTCCGGAAAATGAAATTTCCAAACTGCCTTACAACCCATTTGATTTAACCAAAGTTTGGTTACATAAAGATGCACCGCTGATTGAAGTGGGCGTAATGGAACTGAACCGTAACCCGGATAACTACTTTGCTGAAGTTGAGCAAGTAGCGATGAACCCAGCTAACGTAGTACCTGGCGTAAGCTTCTCTCCGGATAAAATGTTACAGGGCCGTCTGTTCTCCTATGGTGATGCTCATCGCTACCGTTTAGGTATTAACCATCATCAAATCCCGGTTAACGCCCCTCGCGGCCCGTTCCATAACTACCATCGTGATGGGGCTATGCGTATCGATGGCAACAGCGGTAACGGCGCGACTTACGAGCCAAACAGCTTTGGTGTATTTAAAGAGCAACCAAACTTTAGCGAACCACCACTAACGTTAGAAGGTGCAGCTGACCACTGGAACCATCGTGAAGACGACGATTACTTCAGCCAACCACGCGCCCTGTTTAACCTGCTAAGCAAAGAAGAACATCAACGTATGTTCAAGCGTATTGCAGGAGAGCTCTGTGAAGTTCCGGAAAACATTCGTCAGCGTCAAATCGACCTGTTTACCAAAGTTCACCCTGACTATGGTAATGGTGTAATTGAAGCGTTGAAGAAAATGAAATAA